Proteins found in one Sphaeramia orbicularis chromosome 8, fSphaOr1.1, whole genome shotgun sequence genomic segment:
- the LOC115424073 gene encoding twist-related protein 1-like, translating to MASGESYTPDADLSYEVPIVLSEADESWVGERRHRPRKRKAKGRRTRGRERASIDAGHTEQREGGERPGGGDGPGGSVQRVGRQSAGPVSGGRGQRGARGGNNAGPSTGGGGRRRRRRGGRDAVEEDRIQVLQNERTIQTEALIQQMSEVGAMTINNPALRLGTWISFRCPNFTPRHTHSPTCCCSSMVHLWKLQGNGYRH from the exons atggcCAGCGGCGAGTCCTACACT CCTGATGCAGACCTCAGTTATGAGGTGCCCATTGTCCTGAGTGAGGCTGATGAGAGCTGGGTAGGAGAGAGGAGGCAcagaccaaggaaaagaaaagcaaaagggAGAAGGACAAGAGGAAGAGAGCGTGCAAGCATTGATGCAGGACACACAGAGCAGCgagaaggaggagagagaccAGGGGGAGGAGATGGACCAGGTGGCAGCGTCCAAAGAGTAGGAAGACAAAGTGCAGGTCCTGTTTCAGGTGGTAGAGGCCAGAGAGGCGCAAGAGGAGGAAATAATGCAGGTCCCAGCACTGGAGGTGGAGGAAgacggaggagaaggagaggaggcaGAGATGCAGTAGAGGAGGACAGAATTCAGGTTCTCCAAAATGAGAGGACGATACAGACAGAG GCGCTCATTCAGCAGATGAGTGAGGTTGGAGCTATGACAATTAACAACCCAGCTCTTCGCCTGGGAACCTGGATTAGTTTTCGATGCCCTAATTTCACTCCAAGGCACACCCACTCTCCCACCTGCTGCTGCTCTTCCATGGTGCACCTGTGGAAATTGCAGGGAAATGGctacagacactga